The Prunus persica cultivar Lovell chromosome G8, Prunus_persica_NCBIv2, whole genome shotgun sequence genome includes a region encoding these proteins:
- the LOC18768202 gene encoding DNA topoisomerase 1 beta gives MAVRISTKPNLCDDEDEKPLVFKRSNAKSKQNQLDGQLKQLPVQNKSTTIKEESNSIEHPAEENSDSEDAKPIKARLGKPCEDSDDDKPLSSRITPKKVGTSGSQPCDSKERKPVASKVQKNCSSTTDKGKTSYVISTKRPLDKANISEKSSAKRPKVSDSSTSIKNMQVSAKKEPKGEDDDDFIPISQRIKKATSDNKSPVTKQKLTKVRPSSIKKKIKKGQKASQFSKYSKSTTVPPSSNDGQKKWTSLVHNGVIFPPPYKPHGVKMLYSGKPVTLSPEQEEVATMYAVMKDTDYVQKQTFRNNFWNDWHKLLGKNHIIQKLDACDFTPIYDWYQNEKEKKKQMSTEEKKALKEDKLKEEEKYMWAVVDGVKEKVGNFRVEPPGLFRGRGEHPKSGKLKRRIRPSDVTINIGKDAPIPECPIPGESWKEVRHDNTVTWLAFWNDPINQREFKYVFLAPSSSLKGQSDKEKYEKARMLKDYIGNIRAAYTRDFTSKDGTKRQIAVATYLIDKLALRAGNEKDDDEADTVGCCTLKVENVKAIAPNSLEFNFLGKDSIRYENTVEVEIPVYKAIIQFQTGKRGCDDLFDRLDTSKLNAHLKELMPGLTAKVFRTYNASITLDNILNKETKEGDLSEKVVVYQHANKEVAIICNHQRTISKTHSAQMSRLLEKIGNLQSILKELKTDLDRAKKGRPPLKDADGKQKRNLTPEALERKIAQTTVKIEKMELDMRTKEDLKTVALGTSKINYLDPRITVAWCKRHEVPIEKIFNKSLLAKFAWSMDVDPDFRF, from the exons ATGGCTGTTCGGATTTCTACTAAACCGAATCTATGTGATGATGAGGACGAGAAACCTTTAGTTTTTAAACGATCCAACGCAAAATCTAAACAAAATCAGTTAGATGGCCAGTTAAAACAGTTACCAGTACAGAATAAGTCTACCACAATTAAGGAGGAAAGTAATTCTATTGAACATCCTGCCGAAGAAAATAGTGATTCTGAAGATGCAAAACCGATAAAAGCCCGACTGGGGAAACCTTGTGAAGATTCGGATGATGATAAACCTTTATCATCAAGGATTACACCAAAGAAGGTGGGAACTTCAGGCAGTCAGCCTTGTGATTCTAAAGAAAGGAAGCCTGTGGCTTCCAAAGTTCAGAAGAATTGTTCCAGCACAACAGATAAAGGCAAAACTTCTTATGTGATCTCTACTAAGAGGCCTCTTGATAAGGCCAATATTTCTGAGAAGTCCTCAGCTAAAAGGCCAAAAGTTTCAGATTCTTCTACATCTATAAAGAATATGCAGGTATCAGCCAAAAAAGAACCAAAGGGAGAAGATGATGACGACTTCATTCCAATTTCCCAGAGGATTAAGAAAGCTACATCAGATAATAAATCACCTGTGACAAAGCAAAAGTTAACAAAAGTTCGCCCATCCTCGATCAAGAAAAAGATCAAGAAGGGCCAAAAAgcttctcaattttcaaagTATTCTAAGTCTACAACAGTTCCACCAAGCTCTAATGATGGGCAGAAAAAATGGACTAGTTTAGTGCACAATGGTGTCATTTTCCCACCTCCATACAAGCCTCATGGGGTTAAGATGCTTTATAGTGGGAAGCCAGTCACCTTGAGTCCTGAACAAGAGGag GTTGCAACAATGTATGCAGTGATGAAAGATACAGATTATGTGCAGAAACAAACATTCAGAAACAATTTCTGGAATGATTGGCATAAGTTGCTTGGGAAGAACCACATAATTCAGAAATTGGATGCTTGTGATTTTACCCCAATATATGACTGGTATcagaatgaaaaggaaaaaaagaaacagatgaGTACGGAA GAGAAGAAGGCCTTGAAGGAAGATAAACTCAAAGAAGAGGAGAAGTATATGTGGGCCGTCGTCGATGGTGTAAAAGAGAAG GTTGGAAACTTCAGAGTTGAACCACCTGGATTATTCAGAGGTCGTGGAGAGCATCcaaag TCGGGGAAGCTGAAAAGGCGGATTCGTCCAAGTGATGTTACAATTAACATAGGAAAAGATGCCCCAATTCCAGAATGTCCCATCCCTGGTGAAAG CTGGAAAGAAGTAAGGCATGACAATACGGTTACATGGTTAGCTTTCTGGAACGATCCAATTAATCAAAGGGAGTTCAAATATGTGTTTCTGGCACCTAGTAGTTCCTTGAAGGGGCAAAGCgacaaggaaaaatatgagaaagcAAGGATGCTGAAG GACTACATAGGAAACATCAGGGCTGCATACACTAGGGATTTTACTAGTAAAGATGGTACTAAGCGGCAGATAGCAGTTGCTACATATCTCATTGATAAACTTGCTCTCAGGGCTGGAAATGAGAAG GACGATGATGAAGCTGATACTGTTGGTTGCTGCACTTTAAAAGTAGAGAATGTAAAAGCAATTGCCCCTAACTCGTTGGAG ttTAACTTCCTTGGTAAAGATTCAATCAGATATGAAAATACTGTTGAAGTTGAGATTCCTGTTTACAAGGCAATTATACAGTTCCAGACTG GGAAACGTGGCTGTGATGATCTCTTTGACAGGTTGGATACCAGTAAATTGAATGCTCATCTAAAGGAACTGATGCCTGGCCTTACAGCAAAAGTGTTCCGTACCTACAATGCTTCCATTACATTGGATAACATA TTGAACAAGGAAACGAAAGAGGGAGATCTTTCAGAGAAAGTTGTTGTTTATCAGCATGCAAACAAAGAG GTTGCCATAATTTGTAATCATCAGCGTACTATCTCAAAGACTCATAGTGCACAAATGTCTAGGTTACTTGAGAAGATTGGTAACCTTCAG AGCATCCTGAAAGAGCTGAAAACAGATTTGGACAGGGCTAAAAAAGGAAGGCCTCCACTGAAAGATGCTGAtgggaaacaaaaaagaaatttgaccCCAGAAGC ATTAGAGAGGAAGATAGCTCAAACGACTGTAAAGATTGAAAAAATGGAACTAGATATGAGAACCAAAGAGGATCTGAAAACAGTGGCATTGGGAACGTCCAAAATTAACTATCTTGACCCTAGGATCACTGTTGCATGGTGCAAGCGACATGAAGTTCCAATTGAGAAG ATATTCAACAAGTCTCTCCTGGCAAAGTTTGCTTGGTCAATGGATGTGGATCCTGACTTCAGATTCTGA
- the LOC18767723 gene encoding F-box/kelch-repeat protein At3g23880, with translation MELYDQKLYFITHHLIQNEDVQLLLYNPQYGMYLLYKDDDNDDGRSSSTLREYTNLDNPYDFYNRGLASQFVGTCKGLVCLAVEDIDSTALVWNPSIRKFVVLPKSGVTFCDEYDYLEASCGFGYDRSANDYKVLRRASSFRGNKFISCQYEIWSLAKGSWKTLNTAADPEESDIMLRPRHFFVSNPPAFVNGALHWTQARAHTGNISLLSFDMSNEVFGRIAIPPEASAQTIDHLAQGHFMVSRYRESLAYYETSREQKGSVGWGCLLHIHMWVMEEYGVPKSWAKLFAIYLDLDLGVSRLIGCRKSGEVVLRVMNDNGEYRSVNPKTKQVKRLRIEGHWIYEVMDALTERVVLL, from the coding sequence ATGGAATTGTATGATCAAAAGCTCTACTTCATCACCCATCATCTCATTCAAAACGAAGACGTTCAACTCCTCCTTTACAACCCTCAATATGGGATGTACTTATTGTACAAGGATGATGACAACGACGATGGCCGTTCATCATCTACGCTTAGAGAGTATACCAATCTTGACAATCCGTACGACTTTTACAACCGAGGGTTGGCATCCCAGTTTGTCGGAACTTGTAAGGGTCTCGTGTGCCTTGCTGTGGAAGACATTGACTCTACCGCATTAGTTTGGAACCCTAGCATCAGAAAGTTTGTGGTTTTGCCTAAGTCTGGTGTTACCTTTTGTGATGAATATGATTATCTAGAAGCAAGCTGTGGCTTTGGCTACGACAGGAGTGCCAATGACTATAAGGTCTTACGAAGAGCGTCTTCTTTTCGAGGAAACAAATTTATCTCATGTCAATATGAGATCTGGTCGTTAGCCAAGGGCTCTTGGAAGACTCTCAATACTGCTGCTGATCCTGAGGAAAGTGACATTATGCTCCGGCCCCGGCACTTTTTTGTTAGTAATCCGCCTGCTTTTGTCAATGGGGCTCTGCATTGGACTCAAGCCAGAGCGCACACCGGGAACATTTCACTTCTGTCATTTGATATGTCCAATGAAGTATTCGGCAGGATAGCAATACCACCAGAAGCTTCAGCACAAACAATTGACCATCTTGCTCAAGGACATTTCATGGTTTCAAGGTACAGAGAGTCCCTTGCATATTATGAAACCTCTCGGGAGCAGAAAGGAAGTGTTGGTTGGGGTTGCCTTCTTCACATTCACATGTGGGTGATGGAAGAGTATGGTGTGCCCAAATCATGGGCTAAACTATTTGCAATATACCTGGATCTGGATCTAGGAGTTTCTAGACTGATTGGTTGTAGAAAAAGTGGTGAAGTTGTTCTCAGAGTGATGAATGACAACGGTGAATATCGGTCTGTGAACCCTAAGACCAAGCAAGTTAAGAGACTTCGAATTGAAGGACACTGGATTTATGAGGTCATGGATGCTTTAACAGAGCGCGTTGTCTTGTTATGA
- the LOC18767595 gene encoding uncharacterized protein LOC18767595 isoform X2, with protein MACNGLSIWFKKKIVDPLLEILRRGAEPKLLAFSAALGITLGVFPICGTTVILCGMAIASLGSHCHAPTVMLTNVLATPIELSLIVPFLRFGEIISGGAHFPLTSDAFKKVLTGQASREVLLSIAHALLGWLVAAPLIFAALYILFLPCFKVLVPKFSTVPSSPKKALSPTEVRLKCCLQGGG; from the exons ATGGCTTGTAACGGGTTGTCCATTTGGTTCAAAAAGAAGATCGTTGATCCTCTCCTCGAAATCCTCCGCAG GGGTGCAGAACCTAAGCTGTTGGCCTTCTCTGCAGCTCTTGGCATTACCTTGGGGGTATTCCCAATATGTG GGACAACTGTGATTCTGTGTGGGATGGCTATTGCATCGCTGGGGTCGCATTGCCATGCTCCAACTGTGATGCTGACTAATGTCCTTGCTACACCAATAGAACTGAG TTTAATTGTACCTTTCTTGCGCTTTGGTGAAATTATTTCTGGTGGAGCTCATTTTCCTTTAACTTCTGATGCTTTCAAGAAAGTTTTAACTGGCCAAGCTTCACGTGAGGTCTTGTTAAGTATTGCGCATGCG TTGTTAGGATGGCTCGTTGCTGCTCCTTTAATTTTTGCCGCACTGTACATACTCTTTCTACCATGTTTTAAGGTGTTGGTTCCCAAGTTCAGCACTGTTCCTTCAAGCCCAAAGAAAGCACTTTCACCCACAGAAGTCAGGCTTAAG TGTTGCTTGCAAGGAGGAGGCTGA
- the LOC18767595 gene encoding uncharacterized protein LOC18767595 isoform X4, producing the protein MACNGLSIWFKKKIVDPLLEILRRGAEPKLLAFSAALGITLGVFPICGTTVILCGMAIASLGSHCHAPTVMLTNVLATPIELSLIVPFLRFGEIISGGAHFPLTSDAFKKVLTGQASREVLLSIAHALLGWLVAAPLIFAALYILFLPCFKVLVPKFSTVPSSPKKALSPTEVRLKEN; encoded by the exons ATGGCTTGTAACGGGTTGTCCATTTGGTTCAAAAAGAAGATCGTTGATCCTCTCCTCGAAATCCTCCGCAG GGGTGCAGAACCTAAGCTGTTGGCCTTCTCTGCAGCTCTTGGCATTACCTTGGGGGTATTCCCAATATGTG GGACAACTGTGATTCTGTGTGGGATGGCTATTGCATCGCTGGGGTCGCATTGCCATGCTCCAACTGTGATGCTGACTAATGTCCTTGCTACACCAATAGAACTGAG TTTAATTGTACCTTTCTTGCGCTTTGGTGAAATTATTTCTGGTGGAGCTCATTTTCCTTTAACTTCTGATGCTTTCAAGAAAGTTTTAACTGGCCAAGCTTCACGTGAGGTCTTGTTAAGTATTGCGCATGCG TTGTTAGGATGGCTCGTTGCTGCTCCTTTAATTTTTGCCGCACTGTACATACTCTTTCTACCATGTTTTAAGGTGTTGGTTCCCAAGTTCAGCACTGTTCCTTCAAGCCCAAAGAAAGCACTTTCACCCACAGAAGTCAGGCTTAAG GAAAACTGA
- the LOC18767595 gene encoding uncharacterized protein LOC18767595 isoform X1 produces MACNGLSIWFKKKIVDPLLEILRRGAEPKLLAFSAALGITLGVFPICGTTVILCGMAIASLGSHCHAPTVMLTNVLATPIELSLIVPFLRFGEIISGGAHFPLTSDAFKKVLTGQASREVLLSIAHALLGWLVAAPLIFAALYILFLPCFKVLVPKFSTVPSSPKKALSPTEVRLKVASGQKKSVKV; encoded by the exons ATGGCTTGTAACGGGTTGTCCATTTGGTTCAAAAAGAAGATCGTTGATCCTCTCCTCGAAATCCTCCGCAG GGGTGCAGAACCTAAGCTGTTGGCCTTCTCTGCAGCTCTTGGCATTACCTTGGGGGTATTCCCAATATGTG GGACAACTGTGATTCTGTGTGGGATGGCTATTGCATCGCTGGGGTCGCATTGCCATGCTCCAACTGTGATGCTGACTAATGTCCTTGCTACACCAATAGAACTGAG TTTAATTGTACCTTTCTTGCGCTTTGGTGAAATTATTTCTGGTGGAGCTCATTTTCCTTTAACTTCTGATGCTTTCAAGAAAGTTTTAACTGGCCAAGCTTCACGTGAGGTCTTGTTAAGTATTGCGCATGCG TTGTTAGGATGGCTCGTTGCTGCTCCTTTAATTTTTGCCGCACTGTACATACTCTTTCTACCATGTTTTAAGGTGTTGGTTCCCAAGTTCAGCACTGTTCCTTCAAGCCCAAAGAAAGCACTTTCACCCACAGAAGTCAGGCTTAAG GTAGCTTCTGGACAGAAGAAGTCCGTGAAAGTCTGA
- the LOC18767595 gene encoding uncharacterized protein LOC18767595 isoform X3: MACNGLSIWFKKKIVDPLLEILRRGAEPKLLAFSAALGITLGVFPICGTTVILCGMAIASLGSHCHAPTVMLTNVLATPIELSLIVPFLRFGEIISGGAHFPLTSDAFKKVLTGQASREVLLSIAHALLGWLVAAPLIFAALYILFLPCFKVLVPKFSTVPSSPKKALSPTEVRLKLLDRRSP; the protein is encoded by the exons ATGGCTTGTAACGGGTTGTCCATTTGGTTCAAAAAGAAGATCGTTGATCCTCTCCTCGAAATCCTCCGCAG GGGTGCAGAACCTAAGCTGTTGGCCTTCTCTGCAGCTCTTGGCATTACCTTGGGGGTATTCCCAATATGTG GGACAACTGTGATTCTGTGTGGGATGGCTATTGCATCGCTGGGGTCGCATTGCCATGCTCCAACTGTGATGCTGACTAATGTCCTTGCTACACCAATAGAACTGAG TTTAATTGTACCTTTCTTGCGCTTTGGTGAAATTATTTCTGGTGGAGCTCATTTTCCTTTAACTTCTGATGCTTTCAAGAAAGTTTTAACTGGCCAAGCTTCACGTGAGGTCTTGTTAAGTATTGCGCATGCG TTGTTAGGATGGCTCGTTGCTGCTCCTTTAATTTTTGCCGCACTGTACATACTCTTTCTACCATGTTTTAAGGTGTTGGTTCCCAAGTTCAGCACTGTTCCTTCAAGCCCAAAGAAAGCACTTTCACCCACAGAAGTCAGGCTTAAG CTTCTGGACAGAAGAAGTCCGTGA